From Triticum aestivum cultivar Chinese Spring chromosome 4A, IWGSC CS RefSeq v2.1, whole genome shotgun sequence, a single genomic window includes:
- the LOC123087861 gene encoding ATP-dependent DNA helicase DDM1, whose amino-acid sequence MVVAVANAAAAAAPTAVTAADADSPASVLEDEKMPEAKDERNAGDLKREATADQLLNSVREDGDAGLLVTEVMAKEEEELYQARLKAEEEEEARRREARKAFDPNERFSKLDELLTKTQLFSEFLLERMEQITDKAVEVKDEEEPVEEQKKGRGRKRKAKAKQKYNDKKAKTAVAAMLTRSREDRTADDSTLTEEERWEKEQANLVPLLTGGKLKSYQIKGIKWLISLWQNGLNGILADQMGLGKTIQTIGFLAHLKGNGMDGPYMVIAPLSTLSNWLNELSRFAPSLIGLIYHGDKVARAELRRKFMPKKVGPNFPIIITSFEMAMFDAKLLANYQWKYVVVDEGHRLKNTNCKLLRELRRIPMENKLLLTGTPLQNNLAELWSLLNFILPDIFSSHQEFESWFDFSGKGDGEQQEETDENKRVLVVSKLHAILRPFLLRRMKEDVEHMLPRKKEIIIYANMTEHQKQIQNHLVERTFDNYLHENTDIVLRRPGIKTKLNNLLIQLRKNCGHPDLLDAAFDTSYFYPPVEKLLEQCGKFQLLDRLLDALLKRNHKVLIFSQWTKVLDILDYYLDTKGLKVCRIDGNVKLEDRRKQIAEFNDLNSGLNIFILSTRAGGLGINLTSADTCILYDSDWNPQMDLQAMDRCHRIGQTKPVHVYRLATSNSVEGRIIKRAFGKLKLEHVVIGKGQFQQDAAKPNALDEAELLALLRDEQGEEDRLIQTDISDEDLLKVMDRSDLTGPAAAASAAPLVPLKGPGWEVVLASKSGGGMLSALTS is encoded by the exons ATGGTGGTCGCCGTGGcgaatgccgccgccgccgccgcccccaccgccgTCACGGCCGCCGACGCCGATTCCCCTGCATCCGTCCTGGAGGACGAG AAAATGCCCGAGGCCAAGGACGAGAGAAACGCCGGCGATTTGAAGCGCGAGGCCACCGCAGATCAGTTACTGAACTCCGTCAGAGAGGACGGCGACGCGGGCCTCCTCGTGACGGAGGTGAtggccaaggaggaagaggagctGTACCAGGCCCGGCTcaaggcagaggaagaggaggaggccaGGAGGAGAGAAGCTCGGAAGGCTTTTGATCCGAACGAGCGGTTCAGCAAGTTGGACGAGCTGCTGACAAAGACACAGCTGTTTTCTGAATTCCTGCTTGAGAGGATGGAGCAGATCACAGAT AAAGCTGTTGAAGTTAAAGATGAAGAGGAACCTGTCGAAGAGCAGAAGAAAGGGCGCGGCAGAAAGAGGAAAGCAAAGGCTAAGCAAAAGTACAACGAT AAGAAGGCTAAGACAGCAGTCGCAGCCATGCTTACAAGATCGCGTGAAGACCGTACTGCTGATGATAGTACTCTcactgaagaagaaaggtgggagaAAGAGCAAGCCAATCTTGTTCCATTATTGACTGGAGGAAAGTTGAAATCTTACCAGATAAAGGGTATTAAGTGGTTAATATCGCTGTGGCAAAACGGCCTAAATGGAATACTAGCTGATCAAATGGGCCTCGGGAAAACAATCCAGACAATTGGATTTCTTGCCCATCTCAAAGGAAATGGTATGGACGGTCCGTACATGGTTATTGCTCCCCTTTCTACTCTGTCAAACTGGTTAAATGAGTTATCAAG ATTTGCTCCATCTCTGATTGGTCTGATTTATCATGGAGATAAAGTGGCTCGGGCAGAGCTAAGGAGGAAATTCATGCCCAAAAAAGTTGGCCCTAATTTTCCGATAATAATCACTTCATTTGAGATGGCCATGTTTGATGCAAAACTTCTTGCTAATTACCAGTGGAAGTATGTTGTTGTCGATGAG GGGCATCGGTTGAAAAATACTAATTGTAAATTATTGAGGGAGCTAAGGCGCATTCCGATGGAGAATAAGCTCCTTCTGACTGGGACACCTCTTCAGAATAACCTAGCAGAGCTGTGGTCACTACTGAACTTCATTTTGCCTGATATATTTTCATCCCATCAGGAATTTGAGTCATG GTTTGATTTTTCTGGGAAGGGAGATGGGGAACAACAGGAAGAAACTGATGAGAACAAAAGAGTCCTTGTTGTCTCAAAGCTTCATGCCATTTTGCGTCCATTCCTTCTAAGGCGGATGAAGGAGGATGTAGAACACATGCTTCCACGAAAGAAAGAGATAATCATTTATGCTAATATGACTGAACATCAGAAACAAATACAGAATCACTTGGTTGAGAGGACATTCGACAACTACTTGCATGAGAACACAGATATTG TTTTGCGGAGACCTGGCATCAAGACGAAGCTAAATAATCTACTCATTCAGCTCAGGAAAAATTGTGGCCACCCTGATCTTTTGGATGCTGCATTCGACACAAGCT ACTTCTATCCACCTGTTGAAAAGCTTCTCGAACAATGTGGCAAATTTCAGCTGTTGGATAGGTTACTGGATGCTCTACTCAAACGAAATCACAAG GTCCTTATATTTTCGCAGTGGACAAAAGTTTTGGACATCCTTGACTATTATTTGGATACAAAAGGCCTGAAGGTTTGCCGAATTGATGGTAATGTTAAGCTGGAAGATAGGAGGAAGCAG ATAGCGGAGTTTAATGACTTGAACAGTGGTCTGAACATCTTCATTCTAAGCACGCGTGCTGGTGGGCTTGGTATCAACCTTACTTCTGCTGATACTTGCATCCTGTATGACAGTGACTGG AACCCTCAGATGGATTTACAGGCTATGGATCGATGCCACCGCATTGGTCAAACAAAACCGGTTCATGTTTATCGTCTGGCAACATCGAATTCTGTTGAG GGTCGGATTATCAAGAGAGCTTTTGGAAAGCTGAAGCTAGAGCACGTGGTGATTGGGAAGGGACAGTTTCAACAAGATGCCGCCAAGCCTAACGCCTTAGAT GAGGCGGAGCTGCTGGCGCTGCTGAGAGATGAGCAGGGCGAGGAAGACAGGTTGATCCAGACGGATATCAGTGACGAGGACCTTCTGAAGGTGATGGACCGGAGCGACCTGACCGGCCCTGCTGCGGCTGCCAGTGCCGCCCCTCTTGTCCCTCTGAAAGGGCCTGGCTGGGAGGTGGTGCTGGCCTCGAAGAGCGGTGGCGGCATGCTCTCGGCGCTCACCAGCTGA